Proteins encoded within one genomic window of Brassica rapa cultivar Chiifu-401-42 chromosome A09, CAAS_Brap_v3.01, whole genome shotgun sequence:
- the LOC103839268 gene encoding uncharacterized protein LOC103839268, translating into MCTTENYFVLDPRGATFSDLIRLLFSSDLRNRRFIHSSEDRLEDNDPCKFRRRWIIFVSIVIQKLMILLRKPLYFFGFSLGFWFNLLYINGGFFMILPNLFKGKIIWPEETSSTFASLNGNLDGRVELDGRIERGSKRYKAMLSIMASKLSYENINFVSSVLHNHWKMDLLGFYSCWNGYQEQRSTEVLVIKDASTDPNLIVVSFRGTDPFDAYDWCTDLDLSWYEIKNVGKIHGGFMKALGLQKEGGWPKEVNVDQTQKETTQYAYYTIKSHLIEILNQNPKSKFILTGHSLGGALAVLFTGVLMMHEEEQMLDKLEGVYTFGQPRVGDEEFGKFMKDSLKKYEVNYERYVYCNDMVPRLPFDDKTLMFKHFGACRYYDSFYRGKIEEEEPNKNYFNILWAIPKIMNSVWEMIRSFIIPYWKGEEYREGWFLKCYRVLGLLIPGIPAHAPNEYVNVTLLGNLFDSHHD; encoded by the exons atgtgtACAACTGAAAACTATTTTGTTTTGGATCCGCGAGGAGCCACCTTCTCGGATCTAATACGTCTTCTCTTCTCCTCAGATCTCAGGAATAGAAGGTTCATACACTCTTCTGAAGATAGGCTTGAAGATAATGATCCTTGCAAGTTCCGGAGAAGATGGATCATCTTTGTATCCATCGTGATTCAAAAACTCATGATTCTCCTAAGGAAACCTCTCTACTTTTTCGGATTCTCTCTTGGTTTTTGGTTCAACCTTCTTTATATCAATGGTGGCTTCTTCATGATTCTCCCAAATCTTTTCAAAG GAAAGATTATTTGGCCAGAAGAAACATCGTCGACATTTGCATCTCTAAACGGAAACCTAGACGGACGAGTGGAGTTAGACGGGAGAATAGAGAGAGGAAGTAAAAGATACAAAGCAATGTTGTCAATCATGGCTTCTAAGCTTTCTTACGAGAACATTAACTTTGTCAGCTCTGTCCTTCACAACCATTGGAAG ATGGACCTGTTGGGGTTCTACAGCTGTTGGAATG GTTACCAGGAACAGAGGTCAACGGAGGTGCTTGTCATAAAGGACGCAAGCACAGATCCAAACCTCATCGTTGTCAGTTTCAGAGGGACTGATCCTTTCGACGCGTACGATTGGTGTACCGATTTGGATCTCTCATG GTACGAAATTAAGAATGTGGGAAAGATCCATGGAGGATTCATGAAAGCTTTAGGACTTCAAAAAGAAGGAGGATGGCCTAAAGAAGTGAACGTTGATCAAACCCAAAAAGAAACAACTCAATATGCATACTATACTATTAAGAGTCACTTAATAGAGATTCTCAATCAAAATCCGAAATCCAAATTTATTCTGACCGGACATAGCCTAGGTGGAGCCCTAGCAGTCCTGTTTACGGGAGTGTTGATGATGCATGAGGAAGAGCAAATGCTAGACAAGCTCGAAGGAGTTTACACATTTGGCCAGCCACGTGTAGGAGACGAGGAGTTTGGAAAGTTCATGAAAGATTCGCTGAAGAAGTATGAGGTCAATTACGAAAGATACGTTTATTGCAACGACATGGTTCCTCGGTTACCTTTTGACGACAAGACACTTATGTTCAAACACTTTGGGGCATGCCGTTACTATGACAGTTTCTATAGAGGAAag ATAGAAGAAGAGGAGCCTAACAAAAACTACTTCAATATCTTATGGGCCATACCGAAGATTATGAATTCAGTGTGGGAGATGATTAGGAGTTTCATCATACCTTATTGGAAAGGTGAAGAATACAGAGAAGGATGGTTCTTGAAGTGTTATAGGGTTCTCGGATTGTTAATTCCGGGAATACCTGCTCACGCTCCTAATGAATACGTCAATGTCACACTTTTGGGAAACTTATTTGACTCGCACCATGACTAG
- the LOC103839267 gene encoding probable E3 ubiquitin-protein ligase RHG1A, with product MQEERAILGFLSEALSFELGSSTSIDAVTDHWDHIHSLGDNDLHDYMIANPEPSHEEQHDLHSEASSSGTKNEAASSHSEQRRNEDSEQPPSAPNQHVQNSNPPALSVPPFQWTEVSLAAGSSTSTVPPVERNLQLDETRPRSIPESPLFVPAPELRNATSGDLNVASAVSRTGSATGVQPPSYQNLPHQQRRRSELARRSLISSLAGSGDHPTLGASPDGLVLQPGGDRQGDGVAGAHHSFRALAAASRGRSSRLTVSQMQNILDVMRRDPNHNLRLEDVMLLNQSLLFDGAGGMHDRYRDMRLDVDNMSYEELLALEERIGDVCTGVNEETISNRLKQRKFKSSTKSPQDAEPCCICQEEYSEGEDMGALECGHDFHSQCIKEWLKQKNLCPICKTTGLNTAKKRKIG from the exons ATGCAGGAAGAGAGGGCCATCCTCGGCTTTTTATCAGAAGCCTTGAGCTTTGAGCTTGGTTCTTCTACCTCAATTGATGCTGTCACAGATCATTGGGATCACATTCACAGTCTCGGTGATAACGACTTGCACGATTACATGATTGCGAATCCCGAACCAAGTCACGAGGAGCAACATGATTTACATAGCGAGGCTAGCTCTAGTGGCACCAAGAATGAAGCAGCTTCCAGTCACAGTGAGCAACGAAGAAATGAAGATTCTGAACAACCACCATCTGCCCCCAATCAACATGTTCAGAACTCAAACCCTCCTGCTCTTAGCGTACCACCGTTTCAGTGGACGGAGGTCTCACTCGCGGCTGGATCATCAACCTCCACTGTACCACCTGTTGAGAGAAATCTTCAGTtagatgaaaccaggccaagaagCATACCAGAGAGTCCCTTGTTTGTTCCAGCTCCTGAACTTAGGAATGCAACAAGTGGAGACCTGAATGTTGCATCAGCCGTATCTAGGACAGGCTCAGCGACAGGTGTTCAACCACCGTCTTACCAGAACTTGCCACATCAGCAGAGAAGAAGATCCGAGCTAGCTCGTAGGTCATTGATATCTTCCCTTGCGGGATCTGGTGATCATCCAACACTTGGTGCCTCTCCGGATGGGCTTGTGCTTCAGCCTGGTGGTGATAGACAAGGGGATGGTGTGGCCGGGGCTCATCATTCTTTTCGTGCCTTGGCAGCTGCAAGCAGAGGAAGAAGCAGCAGACTCACGGTGTCACAG ATGCAGAACATCTTGGATGTCATGCGTAGGGATCCGAATCATAACTTGCGGCTCGAG GACGTTATGCTTCTAAACCAGTCATTGCTGTTTGATGGGGCTGGTGGTATGCATGATCGTTATAGAGACATGCGACTAGATGTAGACAACATGTCATATGAG GAACTGTTGGCACTAGAAGAGCGTATTGGAGATGTTTGCACGGGTGTAAACGAAGAAACCATATCAAACCGGTTGAAGCAGCGTAAATTCAAAAGCAGCACAAAATCTCCACAAGATGCAGAGCCATGCTGTATTTGTCAG GAGGAATACAGTGAAGGAGAAGACATGGGGGCGTTAGAATGTGGGCATGATTTCCATAGCCAATGCATAAAAGAATGGCTGAAACAGAAGAATCTTTGCCCAATTTGCAAGACGACAGGCTTGAACACTGCCAAGAAGCGAAAAATAGGATGA
- the LOC103839265 gene encoding protein ESSENTIAL FOR POTEXVIRUS ACCUMULATION 1 codes for MANSSADSAADHRSKHLSINPPHQIFKDVQGSDNPIPLSPQWLLSKSGKSKAGMGTVEAQGLHNPSGNGEETPDNPKKKDVFRPSLLTAETGRREGWRDEERDTFSAARNDRWRNGDKDFGDSKKVDRRDNVGSRQFGEPRRWTDSGNKDAGTEQRRGPSDRWTDSGNKDAGTEQRRESKWNSRWGPDDKEAENARNKWDEAGKDGEIIREKGPSLPSSDGDHYRPWRPSQGRGRGESLHSQSTPNKQGTAFSHSRGRGENTAIFSAGRGRMSSGGSLFTNQSHPPGSASEKGESGTGEPYHLRYSRMKLLDVYRIADTVCFEKFPDGFIEVPSLTCEQPSDPLAICAPSSEEVNILDGIEKGKIVSSGAPQISKDGPSGRNPAEFSQPRRLKPAGSREDMTSAADVSKEESGETRNYPDDKFRPEASHEGYAPFRKGNEVQGNNHVQSPWRQPGERSSRISHDWNDPSADNKLKSSDSVWSHPKDSINHSGSSVMSLPQSKGESRWQIGEDPALRRQPSLVFDREREVRKPMPSSPEELSLFYKDPQGLIQGPFSGSDIIGWFEAGYFGIDLLVRPASAPIDSPFSLLGDVMPHLRAKSGPPPGFSDAKPSQTIDAAGSPAFPGVGKVHTGMGETDMLQNDMRYKQVGGTVAENRFIESLMSGSLNNPSQGVQGYAVNSSGGLSLPVTDGGADMYLLAKKLELERQRSVASPYSYWPGPESANLMPRSENVPEVAQQPARSPSTDLLSILQGAKDRSAPAVSGPIPAWSHPNQKDDLHHAKSFQTQTSFGVQQQRQLEQNSPLAGLLGQPIGNNPAGMLPPDMMLVPGLSQEQQSLNLLQQQQLLLQMNAQTPLSSQQQRLLIEKMLLLKHQQKREEQQQLLRQQQQLFSQVLADQQHPQQRFGEPSYGQLQQSFDALRLQESKDVTQVNQQMQLPVSHEARGANLTDFLSVNQATSQNVAIVGTHHLNLQPQLFGNVDPRMSEGGVPTDQIDGTHKKDLQSDYERSIPADYMNSLYSEKPVLLPASFPNNESATPETSDSKSLENQTKDVFVGQGEPSNELNVEIPPAEVKSNEVSGGRKTSEKKSKKQRGNKQSAEPVKAASKSSLQEAKQPETGISDDSEIKGKNMNPADTLIDNDVLMSSEAISVRGESGVNESSLQNTRTQPGRAWKPAPGFKPKSLLEIQMEEQRVAQAEALAPKVSTSSGSVGGLASPWGGIVTNSDPINLRETLGESVKTQTGAVKPESVPALKGKQSHLLADDVVAKSVVKERDVVGSSSNDTYTQVTSTNAESLDDDNFIDAKETKKSRKKSARAKNSAAKTAAHVPAVVDTSLSTSSIEKGKNARIAQQQLKEDLPAIPSGPSLGDFVLWKEEPVNNPSPAAAWSTGPKKSTKPSSLRDIVREQEKMTTSSHPSPSPVPTIQKPTPQAVPQSSWSRSPSQAVSQSSLQSKSKGDDDLFWGPVEQTTQESKQGDFPQLSSQNSWGTKTTPGKGSAGSSLNRQKSVSASSPASHKGKKEEVTKLTEANGFRDWCRSECLRLLGSEDTSVLEFCLKLSRSEAETLLIENLGTVDRDHKFIDKFLNYKDLLPSEVVEIAFQSKGSSSSVVKSRNNKAAEEEEYYKAPSANEGFSKVGGGKKKGKKGKKVSLSSSVLGFNVVSNRIMMGEIQSIED; via the exons ATGGCTAACTCCTCCGCTGATTCCGCCGCAGACCACCGCAGCAAGCACCTCTCCATCAATCCACCTCACCAGATCTTCAAAG ATGTCCAGGGCTCTGACAATCCTATTCCTCTTTCACCTCAGTGGCTTCTCTCCAAATCAGGGAAGAGCAAGGCTGGAATGGGGACTGTG GAAGCTCAGGGCCTCCATAATCCCTCTGGAAATGGGGAGGAGACACCGGATAATCCGAAGAAGAAGGATGTTTTCCGGCCTTCCTTACTTACTGCTGAAACTGGCCGCCGTGAGGGTTGGCGTGATGAGGAAAGGGATACCTTTTCCGCTGCCCGGAATGATCGCTGGCGGAATGGTGACAAAGACTTTGGTGATAGCAAGAAGGTTGACCGGCGGGATAATGTGGGCTCTAGACAGTTTGGGGAGCCTCGCCGGTGGACTGATTCAGGTAACAAGGATGCTGGGACAGAGCAGCGCCGTGGTCCCAGTGATCGGTGGACTGATTCAGGAAACAAGGATGCTGGGACTGAGCAGCGGCGTGAAAGCAAGTGGAACTCTCGCTGGGGACCTGATGACAAGGAAGCTGAGAACGCCCGTAACAAGTGGGATGAAGCTGGCAAAGATGGTGAGATCATTCGTGAGAAGGGTCCGTCTCTTCCTTCTAGTGATGGAGATCATTACCGGCCCTGGAGACCCTCTCAAGGTCGAGGAAGAGGAGAATCTCTTCATAGCCAGTCAACCCCAAACAAGCAGGGTACAGCCTTTTCTCACAGCAGGGGGCGTGGAGAAAACACTGCTATCTTTTCAGCTGGGCGTGGAAGGATGAGTTCTGGTGGAAGCCTTTTTACTAACCAGTCTCACCCTCCTGGATCTGCCTCTGAGAAAGGGGAAAGTGGTACTGGAGAGCCTTACCATCTGAGATATAGCAGAATGAAACTGTTGGATGTGTACAGGATCGCAGATACTGTGTGTTTTGAGAAGTTTCCAGATGGGTTCATCGAGGTGCCTTCCCTTACTTGTGAGCAGCCGTCGGATCCTCTGGCTATTTGCGCTCCAAGTTCTGAGGAAGTG AATATTCTGGATGGGATTGAGAAAGGAAAAATAGTGAGTAGTGGTGCCCCTCAGATATCCAAGGATGGCCCTAGTGGACGAAATCCAGCCGAGTTTTCTCAACCTAGGCGACTCAAGCCTG CTGGAAGCAGGGAAGATATGACATCCGCTGCTGACGTATCTAAAGAAGAAAGTGGGGAAACAAGGAACTATCCAGATGATAAGTTTAGGCCTGAAG CTTCTCATGAAGGTTATGCTCCTTTTAGGAAAGGCAATGAGGTGCAGGGAAACAATCATGTCCAATCGCCATGGCGTCAGCCTGGAGAAAGGTCGAGTAGGATCTCACATGATTGGAATGACCCTTCAGCTGATAACAAGCTGAAATCTTCTGACAGCGTCTGGTCACACCCTAAAGATTCAATAAACCATTCAGGAAGCAGTGTGATGAGCTTGCCACAGTCCAAAGGGGAATCAAGATGGCAAATCGGTGAAGATCCTGCACTAAGAAGGCAGCCATCTTTGGTGTTTGACAGGGAGCGAGAAGTTAGAAAGCCTATGCCATCTTCGCCTGAAGAACTTTCACTCTTTTATAAAGATCCTCAGGGTCTAATTCAAGGCCCTTTTTCTGGAAGTGATATTATTGGATGGTTTGAGGCTGGATATTTTGGCATAGATTTGCTAGTTCGTCCTGCGAGTGCACCGATCGATTCTCCTTTTTCATTACTTGGTGATGTAATGCCACATTTGCGGGCCAAGTCTGGACCACCACCTGGTTTTTCCGATGCCAAGCCAAGCCAGACTATTGATGCAGCCGGTTCACCAGCATTCCCTGGTGTGGGGAAAGTTCATACTGGGATGGGGGAGACTGATATGTTGCAAAATGATATGAGGTATAAGCAAGTTGGAGGTACGGTAGCGGAAAATCGGTTTATTGAATCGTTGATGTCTGGCAGTTTGAACAATCCATCTCAAG GTGTTCAAGGATATGCAGTAAATAGTTCTGGTGGGTTGTCTTTACCAGTTACTGATGGTGGGGCTGACATGTATCTCTTGGCCAAGAAATTGGAACTTGAACGGCAGAGATCAGTAGCTAGTCCGTATTCATATTGGCCTGGTCCGGAATCTGCAAACCTGATGCCAAGATCCGAGAATGTGCCAGAAGTTGCTCAACAGCCTGCCCGTTCTCCCAGTACTGATTTGTTGTCCATCCTCCAAGGTGCAAAGGATAGGTCTGCTCCTGCTGTTAGTGGTCCTATTCCTGCTTGGTCGCATCCCAATCAAAAGGATGATTTGCACCATGCGAAAAGTTTCCAAACTCAGACTTCCTTTGGGGTCCAACAGCAAAGGCAGCTAGAGCAGAACTCACCTTTGGCAGGTTTACTTGGTCAACCTATTGGAAATAATCCAGCTGGCATGTTACCCCCTGATATGATGCTCGTCCCTGGACTCTCCCAAGAACAGCAATCGCTCAATCTGTTGCAGCAGCAACAGCTTTTGTTGCAAATGAATGCTCAGACACCCCTTTCTTCACAGCAACAGCGTCTATTGATTGAAAAGATGCTTTTGCTTAAGCACCAACAAAAACGAGAAGAGCAGCAGCAGTTGTTACGACAGCAACAGCAGCTGTTTTCCCAGGTTCTTGCTGACCAGCAGCATCCTCAACAACGGTTTGGAGAGCCATCTTATGGACAGTTGCAGCAATCTTTTGATGCTCTTAGGCTGCAAGAATCAAAGGACGTGACACAGGTCAATCAGCAGATGCAGCTTCCGGTTTCCCATGAGGCCCGAGGTGCCAACTTAACTGATTTTCTCTCTGTAAATCAAGCCACTAGTCAGAATGTTGCAATTGTCGGAACCCATCATCTGAACCTTCAACCCCAGCTGTTTGGTAATGTTGACCCTAGGATGAGTGAGGGGGGAGTTCCTACAGATCAGATCGATGGCACCCATAAAAAAGATTTACAGTCCGACTATGAAAGATCAATTCCTGCGGATTACATGAACAGCTTGTACTCAGAAAAGCCTGTTCTCTTACCTGCGAGCTTTCCAAACAATGAAAGCGCCACACCTGAAACAAGTGACAGTAAGTCACTGGAGAATCAGACGAAAGATGTGTTTGTTGGACAGGGAGAGCCAAGTAATGAGTTAAACGTGGAGATTCCTCCAGCTGAAGTTAAAAGCAATGAAGTTTCTGGAGGACGGAAGACTTCTGAAAAGAAGTCCAAGAAGCAACGGGGTAACAAGCAGTCTGCTGAGCCGGTTAAGGCAGCTTCTAAGTCTTCTCTGCAGGAGGCAAAGCAACCTGAAACAGGAATTTCTGATGATTCTGAGATAAAGGGTAAAAATATGAATCCAGCTGACACTTTGATAGACAATGATGTACTAATGAGTTCTGAAGCTATTTCAGTCAGGGGAGAATCTGGTGTAAATGAGTCGTCACTGCAAAACACACGAACGCAACCAGGACGTGCTTGGAAGCCTGCCCCTGGCTTTAAACCAAAGTCACTGCTAGAAATTCAAATGGAAGAACAGAGGGTAGCACAAGCAGAAGCTTTAGCTCCAAAGGTTTCTACTTCCTCGGGTTCAGTTGGTGGTTTGGCTTCTCCTTGGGGTGGAATTGTTACCAATTCAGATCCTATCAACCTAAGAGAGACCCTCGGAGAGTCGGTCAAAACTCAAACAGGTGCTGTAAAGCCTGAAAGTGTTCCTGCTCTTAAGGGTAAGCAAAGCCACTTGTTGGCTGATGATGTTGTGGCCAAATCTGTTGTCAAAGAGAGGGATGTAGTGGGAAGCAGTTCTAACGACACATATACGCAAGTCACATCCACTAACGCAGAGTCTTTAGACGACGATAACTTTATTGATGCCAAGGAAACAAAGAAGAGCCGTAAGAAGTCTGCAAGGGCAAAGAACTCTGCAGCAAAAACAGCTGCACATGTTCCTGCTGTAGTAGATACATCCCTCTCAACAAGTTCCATTGAGAAGGGAAAAAATGCTCGCATTGCGCAGCAGCAGCTTAAGGAAGATTTGCCTGCTATTCCTTCTGGGCCTTCTTTGGGAGATTTTGTTCTCTGGAAAGAAGAGCCTGTGAACAATCCTTCACCAGCTGCTGCTTGGTCGACTGGTCCAAAGAAATCCACAAAACCTAGCTCACTTAGGGACATCGTGAGGGAGCAGGAGAAGATGACGACCTCATCACATCCGTCTCCTAGTCCAGTACCTACCATCCAGAAACCTACACCACAAGCTGTGCCTCAATCTTCCTGGTCGCGCTCCCCTTCACAGGCTGTTTCTCAATCTTCCCTGCAGTCAAAATCCAAGGGAGATGATGACCTTTTCTGGGGTCCAGTTGAGCAAACAACCCAGGAATCAAAACA GGGAGACTTTCCTCAACTTTCAAGTCAAAACAGTTGGGGAACCAAAACCACACCTGGGAAAGGAAGTGCAGGAAGCTCGCTGAATCGGCAGAAATCAGTTTCAGCGTCTTCACCTGCGTCCCATAAAGGGAAAAAGGAGGAAGTGACAAAACTCACAG AGGCGAATGGCTTCAGAGATTGGTGCAGAAGCGAATGTCTCAGACTTCTTGGTTCAGAAG ATACAAGTGTGTTGGAGTTTTGTCTGAAGCTATCCCGATCAGAAGCAGAAACCCTTCTGATAGAAAATCTAGGGACGGTTGATAGAGACCACAAGTTCATCGACAAGTTCCTCAACTACAAAGACCTGCTACCATCAGAAGTAGTGGAGATTGCATTTCAATCAAAGGGGTCGTCGTCGTCTGTAGTGAAAAGCCGAAACAACAAGGCGGCGGAAGAAGAGGAGTATTACAAAGCCCCCTCGGCAAATGAAGGGTTTTCTAAAGTGGGAGGAGGAAAGAAAAAGGGGAAGAAAGGGAAGAAGGTAAGCTTAAGCTCATCGGTTCTGGGATTTAACGTGGTTAGTAACAGGATCATGATGGGTGAGATTCAGTCCATTGAGGATTAA
- the PEC-2 gene encoding thioredoxin H-type, whose product MAATAELIPAGEVIACHTVEDWNNKLKAAKESNKLIVIDFTAVWCPPCRFIAPIFVELAKKHLDVVFFKVDVDELATVAKEFDVQAMPTFVYMKGEEKLDKVVGAAKEEIEAKLLKHSQVAAA is encoded by the exons atGGCCGCAACAGCAGAATTGATCCCAGCAGGAGAAGTGATCGCTTGCCACACCGTCGAGGACTGGAACAACAAGCTCAAGGCAGCCAAAGAATCCAACAAACtg ATTGTGATAGACTTCACAGCAGTGTGGTGCCCACCTTGCCGTTTCATTGCACCCATCTTTGTCGAGCTCGCTAAGAAGCACCTTGATGTTGTCTTCTTCAAGGTCGACGTCGATGAATTGGCC ACTGTTGCTAAGGAGTTCGATGTTCAGGCCATGCCGACCTTTGTCTACATGAAAGGCGAAGAGAAGCTCGACAAGGTTGTTGGTGCTGCGAAGGAGGAAATCGAAGCCAAGCTTTTGAAGCACTCTCAAGTTGCTGCCGCTTGA